The Chloroflexota bacterium genomic sequence GCCTTCGGTAATTTCGGCACACAAATGCCGTGCAGGCATGCCAGTTTCAGCCAAAATGCTTTGAACTTGCTGAATCAGATTGGCTTGGAAAAATTGGCGATGGGTAAAATTAACGCTCAATTCCAAAGGCGGATGAAACTGAAATTCGTTTTGCCAAGCACAAATTTGTTGGCACGATTCGCGTAACAACTTCCAGCCAATTTGGGCTAAAATCCCAGTTTCTTCGGCAATAGCAAAAAACGAGGCTGGGCCAATCACGCCTTGAGTTGGGTGATTCCAACGCAACAACGCCTCAAAGCCCGATAACTCGCCCGTGGCTAGTTTGATAATTGGCTGATAATGCAAGCACAATTCATCGCGTTCGACCGCGCGGCGTAATTCAACCTCAAGTTGCAATGTACGCAAGGCCTCAACATGCATCTCTTCATCAAAGACGGCGCGACAACCACGACCTTGTGATTTAGCCCGATACATCGCGCTATCCACATCGCGCAACACTTCGTGATAATGCTTGTAATGATCGTCAATCACCACAATTCCAATGCTGGCTGCGGTAAAAACTTTATAGCCATCAATATGATATGGCTCAGCAACAACGCTTAATAAACGATCGGTAACTCGTAGAACATCATGCAGATCATTAACGCCATCAAGTAAAATGGTAAATTCATCGCCGCCCAGCCGTGCTACTAAATCATGGGAGCGAATACAACGCTCTAATCGTTGACCAACTTGGATTAACAATTTATCGCCAACAATATGGCCTAAGCTATCATTGATAATTTTAAAGCGATCAAGATCGATAAATAGCACGGCGTGGTGATGGTGTAAATGATAATGATCAAGAATATATTGCAAACGATTGATAAAAACATTCCGATTGGCTAAGCCTGTTAGGGCATCGTGCAAAGCTTGATGGCGAATATGCTCCTCTGCCGCATCAAGATCGCGCATATCACGCAGCACTAATACAATTCCAGCAATAGCTTCATCTTCTTCGCGAATTTGCGAAATACTCGGTGCAACTACTAATTCTTCTTGCTCGTTTATCAGAATTTGACGCGGGAGTAATACATGATGATTAGCTTGTTGAATTAGATAGGGCAAATCAAATTGATAGGTTATTTTGCTTTCACGATCCATAAGATTAACCACATCGCCTATAAATTGGCCAATTAATGCATCATTCGGTCGATTTAACAAGCTACTGGCGGTCGGATTGGCGAATTTAATCAAGCCATAGATATCTGTTGTAATAATTGCATCATCAACGCTGTTCAAAGTGCTTGAATATAAGCGTTCCATGCGCCGCAAGCGCTGATCCACGCGATGGCGATACAAGCCCATTTCGATTGCACTTAGCAAATCACGATCTTCAAAGGGCTTGACCAAGTAGGCATACGGTTCGGTTGCCTTGGCGCGACTCAAGGTTTCAGGGTCAGAGTAGGCGGTAAGATAAATAATCGGCAAACCATAACGTTTTTGAATTTGTTCGGCGGTGCTGATGCCATCAAGTTGGCCTTGCAAATGAATGTCCATCACGATCAAATCGGGGCATTGTTCGGCAATAAATTCGAGCGCGGCCTCACCGCAACTAAAGCTGCCAATCACGTTATAGCCCGCTGCCTTGAGCGCTTGCGCCATATCCAAGGCCACAATTACTTCATCTTCAACAATGACAATGCTTGCTTTGCTCATATGCTGGTCCTTTATTTACGTGGAATTGTTAGCTTAAACACAGTGCCAGCCGTTGAAAGTTGCTGAATCGAGGCACCAAGTTGGCGAATCAGGGCATGCACTAATTCAAGCCCCATCGAGTTGGATGGTTGACGATCAGTTGGCATCCCGATGCCGTCATCGCCAATTTCTAGCTCCACAAACTGCTGATCATAGCTGCCCTTCAACCAAATCCGGCCAGTCTCTTGGGCGACAAAGGCATGTTTGAAACTATTCGTCAGAAGTTCATTGATAATTAATCCTAGCTGAATCGTTGTATCAGTATTCAGGTTTACTGGCTCAAGCTGGATATTAATTGAAATTGTTGGGCGATTAGTATGTGAACGGCGGAAAAACTGCACAAGATGCTTGATATATTCGGCTAAATCGATATACCGTAAATCTGATGAACGATACAATTGTTCGTGAACAAGTGCCATTGCATGAATGCGGCTTTGGCTTTCGAGAAAACGATCGCGGGTATTTGGATCGCTAATTTGGCGAGCTTGTAAATTGAGCAAGCTTGAAACAATTTGTAAATTGTTCTTAACTCGATGATGAATTTCTTGTAGGAGCACCATTTTTTCTTCCAACGATGCTTGCAATTGTTCACGATGCGAATAGAGTTCGCTAACATCTTGCAATGCTGATAAAATTGAGCTGGCATACCCAGTTTCATCAGTTTGAAATACTGTATCGTAGCCAATAATCCAGCGCCATTGACCATCGCGGTGCTTAATGCGAAAGCGATTTTGAATAATTGTACCTGGCTTGGAAGTATATAAACTTGGCAAATAAGCATCAATTTGGATCAAATCATCAGGATGAATTAAGCTACGTAAATCCATTTCTTGCATTTCGAGCATTTCGTTTGTCCCATACCCAAGCATCGATTCTAATGAGCGATTGATATACGTTATTTGATTGAGCTTTACATCATATTTATAGACAATACAGGGAATCGAAGCGTTAATTTGCTCAACAAGATGCTTACTTTCTTCCAACGATTGCTGAAGATTACGACTCGCGGTGATATCTTCGAGCACAAAACAAAAACGTTGGCCAATTGGCGAAGTGATGACAACTGGCCCAATTGTTGCAGTATAGATAATGTTCGAATCGAATGGATCGTTATAGTCAAAGCGTTCAGGCTGACCTTTGGTTCGGCTGCGCTGAAAATATTGAATCCAACGATCAATATCTGCTTGGGGTATTCCAAGCTGGCTCATCGTCATTTCAGCATAGTTAGCTGCAAGTTGCCATTGCTTAACCGTCATTGTATTGGCGGTCAACAACACTAAATCAGCTTCAGGCGTAATTTCAACTACTCCCATCATTACGGGAGTACTAGCATAAAAACTACGTAATAAGGCTTGGCTCTCGACTAAGGCCTCTTCGGTTTTACGTCGCCGATCGAGTTCACGATTGAGCTGGACATTTTTATTTGATAACTCATTTGTGCGTTCTTCAACCTGTTCTTCTAAACGACGAACCATCAGCATTAATGCCTGCTCTTGTTCGCGCAACTCAGCATATAAACGGGTTTGTTCGAGTGCTTCAACAAAACGCGTGCCAATATCACGCGCAATCTCAAGATCTTCTTGCATAAATGGCAAATTGATGTGAGTACGCAATAAACTTAAGATTCCAACTGGATGTTCATTCCAATAGAGTCCAACCATAAGTATGCTGTGTAATTTATATTCACCTAATAGCGGTTGAAATTCGCTTGATTCAAGTAGTAATTGATGCTCATAGATATTTAATGCTAAAGGTTGATTAGAAATAAGCACTTGATAGCGTAACGAATCTGGTGATAATTGATCAGCCCATTCTGCCGACATCCGATAGAGTTGGGTGCGATAATCGGCTTGATGATGATGAAAAATCTCTTGCTGAATCTGGTTGGTTTGGCTCATACTCAGAATTTGGATCATACAGCCATCGCTAAAATGCTGGCACAAATGCTTACTCAACGCCATGAGCATACGATCCAAATTCAAACCAGTGCGAGCCAAAATATGCGACGATTCGCTCATCATCTGCATGCGCTGGTAGGCTTGCACCTCGTATTCGCGGGCATAGCGAGCATCCAAATGCAGGCTGAGATTAGCAATTGCTTGTGCTAACACAACATAAAGTGGATGTTCGCTGGGTGGGCTAGCCTCGGCGACTTCGAGCACAACGATGCCCCACAAACGACCATAGGCTTGCAAAGGAATCAGCCACACAGGTTCGTTTGTGCTAGGCAGTGGTAAACCAAATTCAGTTGGTTTAGCCAAGCGTTGAGGAGCCAAAAGTGCCTGCGGAGCACTGAAATAATACTGTTCCAGCCAAGCTAAACGGGTTGCTTGAGCTAAAAGTTGATAGTGATCTGCTTGGCCGAGCACAAAACCTTGCAGCAATGTTTTCGGATCGGTGGGGATAAATAGCAGCCAAGTGGTCAAATGGGTCAGCCAAGGTTTAAAATAGTGGGACAGGCTTTCGCCAGCTAAACTTTCATTGGCAACCAAGGTCACAAACTGATTAAGCGCCAATTGCCAAGGCGTAGCTTGCTGGCCTAGGGCGATAGTTGGCAAAGCATCGGCATCAGATTGTTGCAGAAAACTCATGCAGCTACCACCTTTCATAATCGGCCAATTGCGCAAGGCAGATCATAGCAAGGCTTCACAGGTTCGTCAGGATGACTAGCGCCTTATTTGTAGGGTAGACATCTGGTCTACCCTGCTTCACCATGGTTCTACCACTCACCCCGTACAAATGGGATCAACACAGCATTCACCTCATTGGGCGCTTCTTGTTGTACCCAATGGCTCACATCGCTCAGGTAGCGGATGCGTAAATCGGTTACATAGCGCTCAGTGCCATAGGTTAATTCTTGGCCCAGCGCTGTATCAGCAGTGCCCCAAATTAACAACGTTGGCACATGAATATGATACGTCGATAATTGACGGAGATAGCGCGAGCCTTGGCGGATATAGGCGCGATACCAATTAATCATCGCCCGTAATGCCCCAGGTTGGCCCCAAGCCTGATGATAGGCCTGAATATCTTCAGCGCTAAACACGCCAGGCCGTTGCACCGCGCCAGTTAAAGCTTTGGTCAGCACTTGAAAGTTGTTGCGTTTGGCCGACCACTCAGGCAAATGAGGTACTTGAAAGGCAAACATATACCACGAACGCAGCATCTGACGTGGGTTAGTCAAAAGACCTTTGGCCATGAGCAGCGGATGCGGCACATTCATAATGACCAAGCGCTCAACATAACCATGATAGCGCATGGCAAACATCCACGCTACCGCTGCGCCCCAATCGTGGCCGACAATTGTTGCTCGCTCAAAGCCCAAATGCTCGATGAGCGCCCGTACATCATCAATTAATAGATCAATTGTGTAGTGCTGCCACAACGCTGGCTTATCCGAGAGGTTATAGCCACGTTGATCGAGTGCAACGACCGTGTGGGTTTCGGCCAAGGCTGGAATTTGATGCCGCCACGAATACCAAAATTCGGGAAAGCCATGCAACAGCACCACCAACGGCCCGCTGCCAGCTCGTACATAATGCAAATTAAGCCCATTGATCAAGGCTGTTGCATGTTCAAGTTCCATTAATCGTCCTCTTTTTTCAGTAAGGTTTCGCGGGCATTGGCGGCTTTGGCAGCGAGCAAACGCAAGGCATATTCGGTTTCTGAATCGTTATGCAAGTGGGCCGGCTTCATCAATAGGCCAGCCATTTGCTGCAAATGCGCCAATTCGGCTGGGTTTTTGGCCTCGATCGCTTGGGCAATTGCTTGGCGCAAGTGTTGTTGAATAAACTCAATTGTTAACATAATTAAGCTCCTTTCACGGCCTGCGCTAAATGAGCAAAGCGTTGGGCATTGGCTGAATCATCGGCTTGGCGGGCTAGATCGGCCAAAAATTCACATAAACGCTGCATCTGGCGTAACTCAATTTGGCCACCATCAAGCGTTTTACGGGCAATCAAGGCCTCGGCATACTCGTAAATAGCATCAATCGATAAAGCCATCATCAACCTCCATACACCAATAATTTGTTAATTGAGGATTGCTGCCATCATTGAAACTTCTGTGTTAGACTGTGCAACAGTTGCTCATAGCATAGCGTAGCATACAGCAGGAAATGGTGCTGAGCCTAAGGAACCATAGATATGAGTATAGCAACCGAGCGAACGTTGTGTCCAATCTGTGGCACCGATAATCGCAATGATGCCAAATTCTGCCAGCAATGTGGCAATAATATAGTTTTGAATAATCGCTATCGCATCACCCGTGCCATCAAGGAAGGCGGCATGGGCGCGGTGTATGCTGCCACCGATCAAAGTGGTAAACGCTATGCGCTTAAATCATTGATCGATCGGTTTAACGATAAAGCCGAACGTGACGAGGCAATTGAACGTTTTAAAGAAGAGGCCTCGATTCTACGTGAATTGCAGCACCCGCAAATTCCCCATGTGTATGGCGATTTTTTGCATGGTGGGCGCTACTACCTCGCGATGGATTTTGTCGAGGGCGACGATTTAGAAGATTTGCAGCGCCATCAAGCCAACGAACAATTCGATGAACCAACTGTGTTGCACTGGGCTGAGCAAATTGCCAATGTACTCGATTATTTGCACGAACGGCGTTTGATCTATCGCGATGTCAAGCCATCTAATATTATGATCGAACGGAAAACTGGTGATGTTAAAGTTGTTGATTTTGGGATTGCCA encodes the following:
- a CDS encoding EAL domain-containing protein → MSKASIVIVEDEVIVALDMAQALKAAGYNVIGSFSCGEAALEFIAEQCPDLIVMDIHLQGQLDGISTAEQIQKRYGLPIIYLTAYSDPETLSRAKATEPYAYLVKPFEDRDLLSAIEMGLYRHRVDQRLRRMERLYSSTLNSVDDAIITTDIYGLIKFANPTASSLLNRPNDALIGQFIGDVVNLMDRESKITYQFDLPYLIQQANHHVLLPRQILINEQEELVVAPSISQIREEDEAIAGIVLVLRDMRDLDAAEEHIRHQALHDALTGLANRNVFINRLQYILDHYHLHHHHAVLFIDLDRFKIINDSLGHIVGDKLLIQVGQRLERCIRSHDLVARLGGDEFTILLDGVNDLHDVLRVTDRLLSVVAEPYHIDGYKVFTAASIGIVVIDDHYKHYHEVLRDVDSAMYRAKSQGRGCRAVFDEEMHVEALRTLQLEVELRRAVERDELCLHYQPIIKLATGELSGFEALLRWNHPTQGVIGPASFFAIAEETGILAQIGWKLLRESCQQICAWQNEFQFHPPLELSVNFTHRQFFQANLIQQVQSILAETGMPARHLCAEITEGVMMQSNRAVEVMHELHDLGVQVHIDDFGTGYASLSLLHSAPIDVLKIDRTFIQPESGASKHSIAQLISLMARSLGCAVVAEGVEDAQTAQMLIEMGCDFGQGWWYSKALPPEEARALIRNFAQGTVMVPVPLNAKVA
- a CDS encoding PAS domain-containing protein, with amino-acid sequence MSFLQQSDADALPTIALGQQATPWQLALNQFVTLVANESLAGESLSHYFKPWLTHLTTWLLFIPTDPKTLLQGFVLGQADHYQLLAQATRLAWLEQYYFSAPQALLAPQRLAKPTEFGLPLPSTNEPVWLIPLQAYGRLWGIVVLEVAEASPPSEHPLYVVLAQAIANLSLHLDARYAREYEVQAYQRMQMMSESSHILARTGLNLDRMLMALSKHLCQHFSDGCMIQILSMSQTNQIQQEIFHHHQADYRTQLYRMSAEWADQLSPDSLRYQVLISNQPLALNIYEHQLLLESSEFQPLLGEYKLHSILMVGLYWNEHPVGILSLLRTHINLPFMQEDLEIARDIGTRFVEALEQTRLYAELREQEQALMLMVRRLEEQVEERTNELSNKNVQLNRELDRRRKTEEALVESQALLRSFYASTPVMMGVVEITPEADLVLLTANTMTVKQWQLAANYAEMTMSQLGIPQADIDRWIQYFQRSRTKGQPERFDYNDPFDSNIIYTATIGPVVITSPIGQRFCFVLEDITASRNLQQSLEESKHLVEQINASIPCIVYKYDVKLNQITYINRSLESMLGYGTNEMLEMQEMDLRSLIHPDDLIQIDAYLPSLYTSKPGTIIQNRFRIKHRDGQWRWIIGYDTVFQTDETGYASSILSALQDVSELYSHREQLQASLEEKMVLLQEIHHRVKNNLQIVSSLLNLQARQISDPNTRDRFLESQSRIHAMALVHEQLYRSSDLRYIDLAEYIKHLVQFFRRSHTNRPTISINIQLEPVNLNTDTTIQLGLIINELLTNSFKHAFVAQETGRIWLKGSYDQQFVELEIGDDGIGMPTDRQPSNSMGLELVHALIRQLGASIQQLSTAGTVFKLTIPRK
- a CDS encoding alpha/beta hydrolase, encoding MELEHATALINGLNLHYVRAGSGPLVVLLHGFPEFWYSWRHQIPALAETHTVVALDQRGYNLSDKPALWQHYTIDLLIDDVRALIEHLGFERATIVGHDWGAAVAWMFAMRYHGYVERLVIMNVPHPLLMAKGLLTNPRQMLRSWYMFAFQVPHLPEWSAKRNNFQVLTKALTGAVQRPGVFSAEDIQAYHQAWGQPGALRAMINWYRAYIRQGSRYLRQLSTYHIHVPTLLIWGTADTALGQELTYGTERYVTDLRIRYLSDVSHWVQQEAPNEVNAVLIPFVRGEW